DNA sequence from the Salvia splendens isolate huo1 chromosome 19, SspV2, whole genome shotgun sequence genome:
tttctttcttttttgttctTTTCAATCCATTAATACTTTTTATAAGACCCCTTGCCGAAATGATTTTTCTGGCTCTTCTTTTTATCTGGGGTATTCTTTTTTGGCTTGTACTTGGAATAAATGAAATACATAGTTAATATATAGTGCCATCTGTTTATGTCTCGTGctttttgtaaattttaagaatATCCTGTTATGGATACCCGGAGTCAGCTTTTTCTTATTGATCTTAGCTAATAAATCAATCAATTACAGACATTACTGGAGAAGTTGAAGTCACAATACTCAAACTTGGAGGGTCTCCCACCAGATCGAATTGTTCCCACTGTAGGACTTAATATTGGCCGCATTGAAGTTTCAAATACAAAACTTGCATTCTGGGACCTGGGAGGTCAGGTTTGGAATGCACTCTGAACTTTTCAGCTAATTGTTCATGACTGTATAGTGTATAGATTCATGGTTATATGGTTCTGTGAAATTATATTATGACACAAGACATAATTTTCACCAGCTTGCTCTTCGCTCGATATGGGAGAAATATTATGATGAGGCACATGCTGTGATTTATGTAGTTGATGCTGCCTGTCCATCCCGTTTTGAAGATTCAAAATCTGCACTTGGTAATATTTTGGGAATTCAAGCAACTGTAGCAATATTGATTTATAGTATTAGTTTAAGTGAAAAGGGTGTCCTCACTTTTCTCTCTGGTATTGTAGAAAAGGCTCTGCGTCATGAGGATTTGCAAGGAGCTCCAGTGTTGATACTAGCTAACAAGCAGGTAATCGTCTCATCCTGGTTAAACGCTAATTGCTGATGATAGTTCATTACTTTGTCATGTAGTATCATTTCATTATATTTAAAACTTCAAGATATCTCATTTTGCTGGGATTGCTTTGGTAAGGCTTCTTGCTGTGTTATTCTCGTGTCTACTTAGATGCTCTTATGAAACCATGCTTTATGGCCTTTTTCTTTCACTATTTTTAGAAGAATAGACTAAGTTAAAGAAGATAGGTTGAACAAATAAGTTTGACCCAGTACCCTACTATTGATGTTGTGCTGCACAGGACCTTGAAGAAGCCGTATCAACTGATGAACTTGCTCAGTATTTAGACATAAATAAATTGGACGGGCGAGATTTTAAATTTCAAGCTGTTTCAGCTTTTGACGGGTATGCAGATGGATATcaatttctatcattttaatttctaattgATGAGCCCAAATGTAACCGATTGGGATTTTTATTGCAGATCGGGAATAAAAGATGGTGTAAACTGGCTGGTAGATGCAATGGAGAGAAGTAAGAGAACTGAAACTTTGACGCTTCGTGCTGGAAGCAATGTTGTTTAGAAGTGATCAAATATAACAGATCCCATCCTTCATATAACTCTGTACATAAATCATGGATCAACCTTGATGCTGCGCGACTGGTGCCCGACCTTGATTGTTTGAATGGTTTTATCTTGCAACAAAGTTGTTTTGTGACTTCACCCTTTCGTAAATACTTGTTAAACCCTTACCACATTGTTCAAGTAACATGATATATTTAAAACACCAATTGTTGAATACTATAACTCTTCTAAAGGAAGCcattttgttgaattttggaCCTTTTGGTGGaagattttgttttgatgttgtggAGAAGAGGGATTTTGTTGTGCTATTGCACATCATGTAATTTAAGATTATCAAAGTGAGAGGTTGCCTTTACTTATCCATTTTCTTGTAAAGTGAGaagtcatttctttctaatcTCATTAAATTCAATGATTAACAAGCATTTTGTGCTCTGTATGGTAATGAATagatctctctctcttcattgTAATCTCTTTCATTGTCAGTCACAGTCACTCTTCACCAGAGCATATCTGCCTGTAAATGTTCAAATGTGAAGGAAAGACAGGGTACAAACAAGCTAAAATAAGAAAAGTGTGTTTCTACATATAGTTAGGTAAATCTGTTGAGTTAAAGAAATCTAGCACTAAGTTACAAGTTTACAGCACTTGAAATGCCAATGCACAAAGTCACAACAAGATGGAGACTTAAAACTCCATCATACAAGTCAGTGATAAGATACCCCACCACTACATCCCTAAAGCCCTTCGAGCCCGTCGCTCAGGCCCAGATTGACCTGAGTTCCATCCGCCTACACACCTCGTTGCTT
Encoded proteins:
- the LOC121780229 gene encoding ADP-ribosylation factor-related protein 1-like, which gives rise to MFSLLDGLWKYAFSKMEFHVLILGIDKSGKTTLLEKLKSQYSNLEGLPPDRIVPTVGLNIGRIEVSNTKLAFWDLGGQLALRSIWEKYYDEAHAVIYVVDAACPSRFEDSKSALEKALRHEDLQGAPVLILANKQDLEEAVSTDELAQYLDINKLDGRDFKFQAVSAFDGSGIKDGVNWLVDAMERSKRTETLTLRAGSNVV